The sequence AGCGCTTTCCAAACCAGTCCGCATTTGAAATACGGACTGCGGAGCACGGCATTTGCAATGCCAACGCTATCGAGACCAAAGGATCTTATCTTTACCTTTAAACCTATTACCGATACCATCGTTTCCACTTCCCTCCCAGCAAAATTACCCCACATAGGGTATTTTTCAATGGATAAATTTTTGGTATTTTCAGCAATGGCCCGATGTTATAAGGAAGTAAACGTTTACAGGGTATTTGCTAATGGAATATCGAGACTGTAAAGGTGTTAGCAGCAAGCAATAGCCCTATATCTAAAATTGATGGACAAATGAATAATACATCAACGATAATATTAGCATGTTTGATTGGAGCAATTTACCCGATTTATATTGTCGCTACGCATCAAAAAGCAAACAATAATATCAGACAGAATGAGAAATATCGTCTAATTGACTACCAAAAGACTTTATTCATATTTTGGGGTTTAACACTTTTGATTTTATTCAACTTTATCGCCTACAAACAACCTGACTTAAATTTTAAACCAACATTGTCCTTAATAAATCTTGGACTGATGATTTTAATTTTGGGTTTTGCTTATTTTCAATACAGAGCAAGCAAAATAACCCCAAATGACACCAATCCTATTATAGAAAAACTGAAAGATGTTTATCATTATTTACCAAAATCCGACAAAGAGCTAAAATGGTTTATGTTTCTTTCTATTAGTGCAGGAATATGCGAAGAAATAATTTTCCGATTGTTTCTTTTTGAATTTTTGAAAGAGAGCGTAAACCTAATAATTGCATTTACAGTAACGAATTTAATATTTGCTGTTACACACATTGGAAGCGGAAAAAACAACTTACTTAGTTCATTTATTTTAGGTTTATTGTTTAGTGCTATCTACTATTTTACAGACAATATTTGGATTGCAATTATTTTACATATTTCTATTGACGTAAACGCAGGAATTTTGGGATATAGAGTAAACAAATTGACAAAAAATAAAATGAAATAAGCCCAAACCGCTCACATAGTACAAGCGTAACGAAGGCAATCCTTGGGTTTGTATCTGACAGCTTTGGAATCTTCCTAGGTATTCTGACATTCTTTCTGGGTGCCAATTGGTTAATCACTTGGATTAGGCAGAA comes from Echinicola vietnamensis DSM 17526 and encodes:
- a CDS encoding CPBP family intramembrane glutamic endopeptidase; its protein translation is MNNTSTIILACLIGAIYPIYIVATHQKANNNIRQNEKYRLIDYQKTLFIFWGLTLLILFNFIAYKQPDLNFKPTLSLINLGLMILILGFAYFQYRASKITPNDTNPIIEKLKDVYHYLPKSDKELKWFMFLSISAGICEEIIFRLFLFEFLKESVNLIIAFTVTNLIFAVTHIGSGKNNLLSSFILGLLFSAIYYFTDNIWIAIILHISIDVNAGILGYRVNKLTKNKMK